One window of candidate division KSB1 bacterium genomic DNA carries:
- a CDS encoding winged helix-turn-helix transcriptional regulator gives MMANQELTELKLYSSATEQAGDIELANLARTLGHPQRVAILRFLAGCGACFCGDIVDKLPISQSTVSQHLKKLKEAGWIQGEIDGPRVCYCINPKTLDRFKLLIDALPTGACKC, from the coding sequence ATGATGGCAAACCAAGAATTAACAGAACTTAAACTCTACAGCTCAGCGACAGAACAGGCCGGCGATATCGAGTTGGCGAACCTCGCTCGCACGCTTGGTCACCCCCAACGAGTTGCCATCCTCCGCTTCCTGGCCGGATGCGGGGCCTGCTTCTGCGGGGACATCGTGGACAAGCTACCCATCAGCCAATCCACGGTCTCCCAACACCTCAAGAAGCTGAAAGAAGCCGGTTGGATCCAGGGCGAGATCGACGGCCCGCGCGTCTGCTACTGCATCAACCCCAAGACACTCGATCGCTTCAAGCTACTTATCGACGCCCTGCCGACCGGTGCATGCAAGTGCTAA
- the arsM gene encoding arsenite methyltransferase produces MTTPDNIHTIVRERYAEAANGPGCGCGSGGCCGADLESVDDIALMIGYDKSDLAAIPAGANLGLGCGNPLAHAELQAGDVVLDLGSGAGFDCFLAAPKVGPSGRVIGVDMTPAMLDRARENARKGNYTNVEFRLGQIEHLPVRNSEVTVIISNCVVNLSPDKPQVFREAFRALKPGGKLLLSDLVLTRPLSPALQSSVEAYVGCVAGASLKADYLSDIRLAGFASVEIVQEQRYDVGLNHVADALRKEALEAVVSVKVRAIKPLSSCC; encoded by the coding sequence ATGACCACCCCGGATAACATCCATACCATCGTTCGTGAACGATACGCTGAAGCCGCGAACGGGCCGGGCTGCGGCTGCGGTTCCGGCGGCTGCTGCGGCGCGGATCTTGAGAGCGTGGACGACATCGCGCTCATGATCGGCTATGACAAATCCGATCTCGCGGCGATTCCCGCCGGCGCGAATCTCGGACTCGGCTGCGGCAATCCGCTCGCGCATGCCGAACTGCAAGCCGGCGACGTCGTGCTTGACCTCGGCAGCGGCGCCGGCTTCGATTGCTTTCTCGCCGCGCCCAAAGTCGGACCGAGTGGCCGGGTGATTGGCGTCGATATGACGCCCGCCATGCTCGACCGTGCCCGCGAGAATGCGCGCAAAGGCAACTACACCAACGTGGAATTCCGCCTCGGGCAGATCGAACACCTGCCCGTGCGCAATAGCGAGGTGACTGTGATCATCTCGAACTGCGTGGTGAATCTCTCACCGGATAAGCCGCAGGTCTTCCGCGAAGCGTTCCGTGCGTTGAAACCGGGCGGCAAGCTGCTCCTCTCCGACCTCGTGCTCACGCGGCCGCTGTCGCCCGCGCTGCAAAGCTCGGTCGAAGCCTATGTCGGCTGCGTGGCCGGGGCCTCCCTGAAAGCGGACTATCTGAGCGACATCCGCCTTGCAGGGTTCGCCAGTGTGGAAATCGTTCAGGAGCAGCGCTACGATGTCGGCCTGAATCACGTGGCTGACGCGCTCCGCAAGGAAGCCCTGGAAGCGGTCGTCTCCGTGAAGGTGCGCGCGATCAAGCCACTGTCGAGCTGCTGCTAA